In a genomic window of Gadus macrocephalus chromosome 9, ASM3116895v1:
- the LOC132464936 gene encoding LOW QUALITY PROTEIN: cGMP-inhibited 3',5'-cyclic phosphodiesterase 3A-like (The sequence of the model RefSeq protein was modified relative to this genomic sequence to represent the inferred CDS: inserted 1 base in 1 codon; deleted 1 base in 1 codon): MLPHSEWDHKRGSRGSQSSGTTVTVDIAVMGEAHGLITDLLADPSLPPNTCTSLRAVSNLLTTQLTFQPLHRQRAAPPLILGEAXTCSDSEDGPEKGEKTSIHKVRGGGGGLVFGVVGSVRLRRESGVDWGPEGWERQDEGNVKVAYRLFEDTGLFATFKIPVQEFMNYFHALENGYRDIPYHNRIHATDVLHAVWYLTTQAVPGLPSLINHDHGSTSDSDSDSGITHSHMGYLVSKTYTVSEDGYGCLSGLIPALELMALYVAAAMHDYDHPGRTNAFLVATSAPQAVLYNDRSVLENHHAASAWNLFMSRSEYNFLANLDHVEFKRFRFLVIEAILATDLKKHFDFLAEFNAKVGDQQSAGIDWSNENDRLLVCQMCIKLADINGPLKCKDLHLQWTEGIVNEFYEQGDEESSLGLPTSPFMDRSAPQLAKLQESFITHIVGPLCNSYNSACLIPGHWVEADLGCEGAEPAENEEEVDEEEEEEEEEEEEDDTAEEDASSGSEASQKSAQKKRRKVFCQITQHLMENHEMWKKVTAEETQKQAQAQGAESGRHGNATEPILAIHEEEEEPGSKEELVEGEEPEEGPEEAPEEAPEVAVGAEDEDTQQ; this comes from the exons tcttcAGGCACCACGGTGACGGTGGACATCGCCGTGATGGGCGAGGCCCACGGT CTCATCACGGACCTGCTGGCCGACCCCTCGCTGCCCCCCAACACATGCACCTCGCTGAGGGCTGTCAGCAACCTGCTGACCACCCAGCTCACCTTCCAGCCCCTGCACCGCCAGCGGGCCGCCCCCCCGCTCATCCTGGGGGAGG TCACCTGCTCCGACTCGGAGGACGGGCCCGAGAAAGGGGAGAAGACCTCCATtcacaaggtgaggggggggggggggggtcttgtgtTCGGTGTCGTCGGCAGCGTGCggctcaggagggagagcggggtTGACTGgggaccggaag GATGGGAGAGGCAGGATGAGGGCAATGTGAAG GTTGCTTATCGGCTTTTCGAAGACACCGGCTTATTCGCAACTTTTAAGATTCCGGTGCAAGAATTCATGAACTACTTCCATGCCCTTGAAAACGGCTACAGAGACATACCAT ATCATAACAGAATCCATGCCACAGACGTGCTCCATGCAGTCTGGTACCTCACCACGCAGGCAGTACCCGGGCTACCCAGCCTCATCAACCACGACCACGGCTCCACCAGTGACTCAG acTCTGACAGCGGGATAACTCACAGCCACATGGGCTACCTGGTGTCCAAGACGTACACGGTGTCGGAGGACGGCTACGGCTGTCTGTCGGGCCTCATCCCCGCCCTGGAGCTCATGGCGCTCTACGTGGCCGCCGCCATGCATGACTACGACCACCCGGGGAGGACCAACGCCTTCCTGGTGGCCACCAGCGCCCCGCAG GCGGTGCTGTACAACGACCGCTCGGTGCTGGAGAACCACCACGCAGCCTCCGCCTGGAACCTCTTCATGTCCCGCAGCGAGTACAACTTCCTGGCCAACCTCGACCACGTGGAGTtcaagcgcttccgcttcctggTCATCGAGGCCATCCTGGCCACCGACCTCAAGAAGCACTTTGACTTCCTGGCTGAGTTCAATGCCAAG GTGGGGGACCAACAGTCGGCCGGTATTGACTGGTCCAACGAGAACGACCGGTTACTGGTGTGTCAGATGTGCATCAAACTCGCTGACATCAACGGGCCCCTGAAATGCAAGGACCTGCACCTCCAGTGGACCGAGGGCATCGTCAACGAGTTCTACGAACAG GGGGACGAGGAGTCCAGCCTGGGCCTTCCCACCAGCCCCTTCATGGACCGCTCGGCCCCCCAGCTGGCCAAGCTCCAGGAGTCCTTCATCACCCACATCGTCGGCCCGCTCTGCAACTCCTACAACTCGGCCTGCCTCATCCCCGGCCACTGGGTGGAGGCGGATCTAGGgtgcgagggggcggagccggcggagaacgaggaagaggtggatgaggaggaggaggaggaggaggaggaggaggaggaggatgatacAGCTGAGGAGGATGCATCCAGCGGCTCCGAGGCCTCCC AGAAAAGTGCTCAGAAGAAGCGGAGGAAAGTGTTCTGCCAGATCACCCAGCACCTGATGGAAAACCACGAGATGTGGAAGAAGGTGACCGCCGAGGAGACCCAGAAACAGGCCCAGGCTCAAGGGGCTGAATCCGGGCGTCACGGTAATGCGACCGAGCCAATCCTAGCCATccatgaagaggaggaggagccagggagcaAAGAGGAGcttgtggagggggaggagccagaggaggggCCAGAGGAGGCTCCAGAAGAGGCGCCAGAGGTTGCCGTCGGCGCGGAGGATGAAGATACACAACAATAG
- the LOC132464247 gene encoding DNA polymerase III PolC-type-like isoform X2 → MQSIKTSGGKTVVFFDLEATGLETWRCEIIQLAAICGERTFNVYMMPEIAIDRGAAEVTGFSVRDGALLLQGTAVPTVTLTEALTSFLDFLQSLEQPVLLVAHGARRFDKPVLDRALLKCSLTRQFQQLGSRYLDTFLLSKALYPRIRSYSQVNLVRHFLGKIYNAHNALEDVRALQELYSCWDPSEGTLNRCTL, encoded by the exons ACGTCTGGGGGTAAAACGGTGGTCTTCTTTGACCTGGAGGCCACGGGATTAG AAACCTGGCGGTGTGAGATCATCCAGCTGGCAGCCATCTGCGGCGAGCGCACCTTCAACGTGTACATGATGCCCGAGATCGCCATCGACAGAGGGGCCGCGGAGGTCACGGGCTTCAGCGTCCGAGATGGCGCCCTCCTCCTGCAGGGTACAGCCGTGCCGACCGTCACCTTGACCGAGGCCCTGACCTCCTTCCTTGACTTCCTGCAGTCCTTAGAGCAGCCCGTGCTGCTGGTCGCACACGGCGCCAGACGCTTTGACAAACCTGTACTGGACAGAGCGCTGCTCAAGTGTTCCCTCACCAGGCAGTTCCAGCAGCTGGGCTCCAGATACTTGGACACCTTCCTACTCAGTAAGGCGCTCTATCCAAGGATACGTAGCTATTCACAGGTGAACCTGGTGCGGCACTTCCTGGGGAAAATCTACAATGCCCATAATGCATTGGAGGATGTTAGGGCTCTGCAGGAGCTGTACAGTTGTTGGGATCCCAGTGAAGGGACTCTGAATCGGTGTACATTATAG
- the LOC132464247 gene encoding DNA polymerase III PolC-type-like isoform X1 translates to MPTRRNASNRLREIHVWFLFHKNESLPIRSIQKGSALRSVLFRNSFTGSLPIFDMQSNKTSGGKTVVFFDLEATGLETWRCEIIQLAAICGERTFNVYMMPEIAIDRGAAEVTGFSVRDGALLLQGTAVPTVTLTEALTSFLDFLQSLEQPVLLVAHGARRFDKPVLDRALLKCSLTRQFQQLGSRYLDTFLLSKALYPRIRSYSQVNLVRHFLGKIYNAHNALEDVRALQELYSCWDPSEGTLNRCTL, encoded by the exons ATGCCAACACGCAGGAACGCATCCAATAGACTGCGAGAAATCCACGTTTGGTTTCTGTTTCACAAAAATGAAAGTCTACCTATCCGATCAATACAAAAAGGATCGGCCCTCCGTTCAGTCTTATTCCGTAACAGCTTCACGGGATCCCTGCCTATTTTCGACATGCAGTCCAACAAG ACGTCTGGGGGTAAAACGGTGGTCTTCTTTGACCTGGAGGCCACGGGATTAG AAACCTGGCGGTGTGAGATCATCCAGCTGGCAGCCATCTGCGGCGAGCGCACCTTCAACGTGTACATGATGCCCGAGATCGCCATCGACAGAGGGGCCGCGGAGGTCACGGGCTTCAGCGTCCGAGATGGCGCCCTCCTCCTGCAGGGTACAGCCGTGCCGACCGTCACCTTGACCGAGGCCCTGACCTCCTTCCTTGACTTCCTGCAGTCCTTAGAGCAGCCCGTGCTGCTGGTCGCACACGGCGCCAGACGCTTTGACAAACCTGTACTGGACAGAGCGCTGCTCAAGTGTTCCCTCACCAGGCAGTTCCAGCAGCTGGGCTCCAGATACTTGGACACCTTCCTACTCAGTAAGGCGCTCTATCCAAGGATACGTAGCTATTCACAGGTGAACCTGGTGCGGCACTTCCTGGGGAAAATCTACAATGCCCATAATGCATTGGAGGATGTTAGGGCTCTGCAGGAGCTGTACAGTTGTTGGGATCCCAGTGAAGGGACTCTGAATCGGTGTACATTATAG
- the LOC132464246 gene encoding uncharacterized protein LOC132464246 isoform X1, with translation MQSTASLERPLVFFDLETSKLETQPDSSETRGGDIIQLAAISGVQTFNVYIMPQSDIDIHTTASTGFMVAGGKLVKNFGTAVSTIPLHEALTSFYDFLRSFNRPILLAAHKAQDFSLPILKNALIRCYLAQQFHELGPSFLDIYLLSKVLCPGLDSHEQEDLLYPFLGKPNNHNALENVTALQSMYGVWNPNQESVTQCLI, from the exons ATGCAGTCCACG GCCTCTCTTGAGAGACCTTTAGTCTTCTTTGACCTGGAGACCAGCAAACTGGAGACCCAACCAGATTCATCAG aaACAAGAGGGGGTGATATCATCCAGCTGGCGGCCATCAGCGGAGTTCAGACCTTCAATGTGTATATTATGCCTCAGAGCGACATCGACATTCACACCACGGCGAGTACAGGCTTCATGGTCGCAGGTGGCAAACTTGTGAAGAACTTTGGAACAGCCGTTTCCACCATCCCCTTGCACGAGGCCCTGACCTCCTTCTACGACTTCCTGCGGTCTTTTAACAGACCCATACTGCTGGCTGCGCACAAAGCCCAAGACTTTTCCCTACCTATACTGAAGAACGCGCTGATCAGGTGTTACCTCGCCCAGCAGTTCCACGAGCTGGGCCCCAGTTTTTTGGACATCTACCTACTCAGTAAGGTGCTCTGTCCAGGGTTAGACAGCCATGAACAAGAGGATCTGTTGTACCCCTTCTTGGGAAAACCCAACAACCACAATGCATTGGAGAATGTTACGGCTCTGCAGTCCATGTACGGGGTTTGGAATCCCAACCAAGAGTCTGTGACTCAGTGTTTAATCTAG
- the LOC132464246 gene encoding uncharacterized protein LOC132464246 isoform X2 gives MASLERPLVFFDLETSKLETQPDSSETRGGDIIQLAAISGVQTFNVYIMPQSDIDIHTTASTGFMVAGGKLVKNFGTAVSTIPLHEALTSFYDFLRSFNRPILLAAHKAQDFSLPILKNALIRCYLAQQFHELGPSFLDIYLLSKVLCPGLDSHEQEDLLYPFLGKPNNHNALENVTALQSMYGVWNPNQESVTQCLI, from the exons ATG GCCTCTCTTGAGAGACCTTTAGTCTTCTTTGACCTGGAGACCAGCAAACTGGAGACCCAACCAGATTCATCAG aaACAAGAGGGGGTGATATCATCCAGCTGGCGGCCATCAGCGGAGTTCAGACCTTCAATGTGTATATTATGCCTCAGAGCGACATCGACATTCACACCACGGCGAGTACAGGCTTCATGGTCGCAGGTGGCAAACTTGTGAAGAACTTTGGAACAGCCGTTTCCACCATCCCCTTGCACGAGGCCCTGACCTCCTTCTACGACTTCCTGCGGTCTTTTAACAGACCCATACTGCTGGCTGCGCACAAAGCCCAAGACTTTTCCCTACCTATACTGAAGAACGCGCTGATCAGGTGTTACCTCGCCCAGCAGTTCCACGAGCTGGGCCCCAGTTTTTTGGACATCTACCTACTCAGTAAGGTGCTCTGTCCAGGGTTAGACAGCCATGAACAAGAGGATCTGTTGTACCCCTTCTTGGGAAAACCCAACAACCACAATGCATTGGAGAATGTTACGGCTCTGCAGTCCATGTACGGGGTTTGGAATCCCAACCAAGAGTCTGTGACTCAGTGTTTAATCTAG